In Mytilus edulis chromosome 6, xbMytEdul2.2, whole genome shotgun sequence, the following proteins share a genomic window:
- the LOC139527946 gene encoding uncharacterized protein isoform X1 encodes MNENNDPPPPANNSVLLQQFGQFLQTIQPLLATQSSSASDALSIQSEVTQPERQSQIASQTESSKQSHPRQIFSPSRLRIPSARMNSSATLSLLRAESEDDFVQQSSMVSMVMPVLRRPKRTRAVAVEVKGKRRGRVITKDVVILPHTTSSHLDTYTMPTSNMITELAKRNMVGKITFSSVDKEDAVRSEINSLFGDFSFAYLQVMPGNKSLKKPFVSKSVRFDATTLITMSPQGRMYILALEPVPSASSIESDEDDKENNLDGIENHKAGEMECHEADRSTSVHRTCPAGHTLEGLGSNCLCCEQDREYAQVLAIDREIRRREEAERRQATEAAEAVELIRLRRQTRLLAEQTDSDHGFEIKIRTQEGVLSRKFLECQDIQVLMDFIGSQSSATEFFTVRGATMEMALESSLSGKPLSHFGITGPTVLNSVWMTESETADNGEQTFADTPTIGSASTIETMKEPRKIDDLIEACSLKLDPNISIISILREDAIDTLLVEVARFKPGSRLHIEFEAEDGCDGGGLLRELNSLVLKQWEKSSLSNASGSGFSINASALDNQDFQTLGRYVGSTVAQGTVGLPVFTEPLAKFIIKGSLGEVTKQHFETKEQQQLAEKVLNCKLDEIDDIVDRLSIGCSKPSSALCEADRKCWLRGLYRRDVLSMQLPAIMDFQRGLQPFLSVWKSTPEAEEAALHFLSLDLIPKKNQNEFLELFKLNKYGACGSQLARQEDKAYVYFKSFLKDAFAGLALCKSESPRSDYEPAKEDLQISAEEVLRFFTGSTMEPPGGFYKPILIHFDPNFKSPKISTCALNATFPLDLKAQTRKAGERYCKWMVMGDGFGLSD; translated from the exons ATGAATGAGAATAATGATCCTCCACCACCTGCTAACAACAGTGTGTTGTTGCAACAATTTGGACAG TTCCTGCAGACTATTCAACCATTGCTTGCCACTCAATCTTCATCAGCATCAGATGCTTTGTCAATACAGTCTGAAGTAACTCAACCAGAGAGACAGTCACAGATTGCATCACAGACTGAGAGCTCAAAGCAGTCACATCCAAGGCAGATCTTTTCCCCAAGCCGTTTACGTATACCATCGGCAAGGATG AATTCTAGTGCTACATTGTCCCTTTTGAGGGCAGAGTCTGAAGATGACTTTGTGCAGCAATCAAGTATGGTGAGTATGGTAATG cCTGTTCTTAGACGTCCCAAGCGCACAAGGGCAGTGGCGGTTGAAGTCAAGGGAAAGAGGAGGGGACGAGTTATCACAAAAGACGTTGTAATACTGCCTCACACAACATCATCACATCTTGACACCTACACTATGCCTACGTCAAACATGATAACAGAGTTGGCAAAGAGGAACATGGTGGGAAAAATTACATTTTCTTCTGTTGACAAAGAAGATGCTGTAAGGagtgaaataaattcactttTTGGGGATTTCAGTTTCGCATATCTGCAG GTTATGCCAGGAAATAAAAGTCTCAAGAAACCATTTGTTTCCAAGAGTGTCAGGTTTGATGCAACTACCTTGATAACCATGAGCCCACAGGGACGAATGTACATTTTGGCACTAGAACCTGTCCCCAGTGCATCAAGTATA GAGAGCGATGAGGATGACAAGGAAAACAACTTGGATGGCATTGAGAACCACAAAGCAGGTGAAATGGAGTGTCATGAAGCTGACAGAAGCACTAGTGTCCATAGA acaTGCCCAGCTGGTCACACTCTGGAAGGTCTTGGTAGTAACTGTCTTTGCTGTGAGCAAGACAGAGAGTATGCACAGGTTTTGGCTATTGACCGTGAAATAAGAAGAAGAGAGGAAGCAGAAAGGAGGCAAGCTACTGAAGCTGCTGAGGCAGTTGAATTA ATAAGATTGAGGAGGCAAACAAGATTGCTCGCTGAGCAAACAGATTCAGATCATGGATTTGAAATAAAGATACGAACGCAAGAGGGAGTCCTGTCCAGAAAATTCTTGGAATGTCAGGACATTCag GTGCTGATGGACTTCATTGGCTCACAGTCAAGTGCAACTGAGTTTTTTACTGTTAGGGGTGCAACAATGGAGATGGCACTAGAGTCGTCTTTGTCAGGCAAGCCATTGTCACACTTTGGGATAACTGGCCCAACGGTGCTAAATTCTGTCTGGATGACAGAAAGCGAG acagcTGATAATGGTGAGCAGACATTTGCTGATACTCCAACTATTGGTAGTGCTTCTACTATTGAGACTATGAAG GAGCCTAGAAAAATAGATGATCTCATTGAAGCATGCAGTTTGAAGCTTGATCCGAACATATCAATTATCTCAATCCTGCGTGAAGATGCTATTGACACCCTTCTTGTGGAAGTTGCCCGTTTTAAGCCTGGATCAAGGTTACATATTGAGTTTGAGGCGGAGGATGGCTGTGATGGTGGAGGGTTATTGAGAGAGCTTAACAGCCTTGTCTTGAAACAGTGGGAGAAATCTTCTCTCAGCAATG CTTCTGGTAGCGGTTTCTCCATAAATGCTTCTGCCTTAGACAACCAGGACTTTCAGACCCTTGGACGCTATGTTGGTAGTACAGTTGCCCAG GGCACAGTTGGCTTGCCTGTATTTACAGAGCCTTTAGCTAAGTTTATTATTAAAGGCAGTCTAGGAGAAGTGACAAAGCAACACTTTGAAACAAAGGAGCAGCAACAGTTAGCAGAAAAG GTTCTGAATTGCAAATTAGATGAGATAGATGACATTGTGGATAGGCTTTCAATTGGTTGTTCGAAGCCTTCCTCAGCCCTGTGTGAGGCTGACAGAAAATGCTGGCTCCGAGGCCTCTACAGGAGAGATGTGCTGTCCATGCAGTTGCCTGCCATCATGGATTTTCAGAGAG GTCTGCAACCATTCCTCTCAGTCTGGAAATCAACGCCAGAGGCAGAGGAAGCTGCATTGCATTTTTTGAGCCTTGACCTCATTCCCAAAAAAAACCAGAACGAGTTCTTAGAACTCTTCAAGCTAAATAAGTATGGTGCATGTGGTTCTCAGCTGGCAAGACAAGAGGACAAGGCATATGTCTATTTCAAGTCCTTCCTGAAAGATGCGTTCGCAGGGCTTGCTTTGTGCAAATCAGAATCACCACGTAGCGACTATGAGCCTGCCAAGGAGGATTTGCAAATCTCAGCTGAGGAAGTTTTGCGCTTCTTCACCGGCAGCACCATGGAACCTCCAGGAGGATTTTATAAGCCAATACTCATCCACTTTGATCCCAACTTCAAAAGTCCAAAAATAAGCACCTGTGCGCTGAATGCAACATTCCCCTTAGATTTAAAAGCACAAACTCGAAAAGCTGGGGAACGTTACTGCAAGTGGATGGTAATGGGAGATGGGTTCGGTCTTAGTGACTGA
- the LOC139527946 gene encoding uncharacterized protein isoform X2 encodes MNENNDPPPPANNSVLLQQFGQFLQTIQPLLATQSSSASDALSIQSEVTQPERQSQIASQTESSKQSHPRQIFSPSRLRIPSARMNSSATLSLLRAESEDDFVQQSSMPVLRRPKRTRAVAVEVKGKRRGRVITKDVVILPHTTSSHLDTYTMPTSNMITELAKRNMVGKITFSSVDKEDAVRSEINSLFGDFSFAYLQVMPGNKSLKKPFVSKSVRFDATTLITMSPQGRMYILALEPVPSASSIESDEDDKENNLDGIENHKAGEMECHEADRSTSVHRTCPAGHTLEGLGSNCLCCEQDREYAQVLAIDREIRRREEAERRQATEAAEAVELIRLRRQTRLLAEQTDSDHGFEIKIRTQEGVLSRKFLECQDIQVLMDFIGSQSSATEFFTVRGATMEMALESSLSGKPLSHFGITGPTVLNSVWMTESETADNGEQTFADTPTIGSASTIETMKEPRKIDDLIEACSLKLDPNISIISILREDAIDTLLVEVARFKPGSRLHIEFEAEDGCDGGGLLRELNSLVLKQWEKSSLSNASGSGFSINASALDNQDFQTLGRYVGSTVAQGTVGLPVFTEPLAKFIIKGSLGEVTKQHFETKEQQQLAEKVLNCKLDEIDDIVDRLSIGCSKPSSALCEADRKCWLRGLYRRDVLSMQLPAIMDFQRGLQPFLSVWKSTPEAEEAALHFLSLDLIPKKNQNEFLELFKLNKYGACGSQLARQEDKAYVYFKSFLKDAFAGLALCKSESPRSDYEPAKEDLQISAEEVLRFFTGSTMEPPGGFYKPILIHFDPNFKSPKISTCALNATFPLDLKAQTRKAGERYCKWMVMGDGFGLSD; translated from the exons ATGAATGAGAATAATGATCCTCCACCACCTGCTAACAACAGTGTGTTGTTGCAACAATTTGGACAG TTCCTGCAGACTATTCAACCATTGCTTGCCACTCAATCTTCATCAGCATCAGATGCTTTGTCAATACAGTCTGAAGTAACTCAACCAGAGAGACAGTCACAGATTGCATCACAGACTGAGAGCTCAAAGCAGTCACATCCAAGGCAGATCTTTTCCCCAAGCCGTTTACGTATACCATCGGCAAGGATG AATTCTAGTGCTACATTGTCCCTTTTGAGGGCAGAGTCTGAAGATGACTTTGTGCAGCAATCAAGTATG cCTGTTCTTAGACGTCCCAAGCGCACAAGGGCAGTGGCGGTTGAAGTCAAGGGAAAGAGGAGGGGACGAGTTATCACAAAAGACGTTGTAATACTGCCTCACACAACATCATCACATCTTGACACCTACACTATGCCTACGTCAAACATGATAACAGAGTTGGCAAAGAGGAACATGGTGGGAAAAATTACATTTTCTTCTGTTGACAAAGAAGATGCTGTAAGGagtgaaataaattcactttTTGGGGATTTCAGTTTCGCATATCTGCAG GTTATGCCAGGAAATAAAAGTCTCAAGAAACCATTTGTTTCCAAGAGTGTCAGGTTTGATGCAACTACCTTGATAACCATGAGCCCACAGGGACGAATGTACATTTTGGCACTAGAACCTGTCCCCAGTGCATCAAGTATA GAGAGCGATGAGGATGACAAGGAAAACAACTTGGATGGCATTGAGAACCACAAAGCAGGTGAAATGGAGTGTCATGAAGCTGACAGAAGCACTAGTGTCCATAGA acaTGCCCAGCTGGTCACACTCTGGAAGGTCTTGGTAGTAACTGTCTTTGCTGTGAGCAAGACAGAGAGTATGCACAGGTTTTGGCTATTGACCGTGAAATAAGAAGAAGAGAGGAAGCAGAAAGGAGGCAAGCTACTGAAGCTGCTGAGGCAGTTGAATTA ATAAGATTGAGGAGGCAAACAAGATTGCTCGCTGAGCAAACAGATTCAGATCATGGATTTGAAATAAAGATACGAACGCAAGAGGGAGTCCTGTCCAGAAAATTCTTGGAATGTCAGGACATTCag GTGCTGATGGACTTCATTGGCTCACAGTCAAGTGCAACTGAGTTTTTTACTGTTAGGGGTGCAACAATGGAGATGGCACTAGAGTCGTCTTTGTCAGGCAAGCCATTGTCACACTTTGGGATAACTGGCCCAACGGTGCTAAATTCTGTCTGGATGACAGAAAGCGAG acagcTGATAATGGTGAGCAGACATTTGCTGATACTCCAACTATTGGTAGTGCTTCTACTATTGAGACTATGAAG GAGCCTAGAAAAATAGATGATCTCATTGAAGCATGCAGTTTGAAGCTTGATCCGAACATATCAATTATCTCAATCCTGCGTGAAGATGCTATTGACACCCTTCTTGTGGAAGTTGCCCGTTTTAAGCCTGGATCAAGGTTACATATTGAGTTTGAGGCGGAGGATGGCTGTGATGGTGGAGGGTTATTGAGAGAGCTTAACAGCCTTGTCTTGAAACAGTGGGAGAAATCTTCTCTCAGCAATG CTTCTGGTAGCGGTTTCTCCATAAATGCTTCTGCCTTAGACAACCAGGACTTTCAGACCCTTGGACGCTATGTTGGTAGTACAGTTGCCCAG GGCACAGTTGGCTTGCCTGTATTTACAGAGCCTTTAGCTAAGTTTATTATTAAAGGCAGTCTAGGAGAAGTGACAAAGCAACACTTTGAAACAAAGGAGCAGCAACAGTTAGCAGAAAAG GTTCTGAATTGCAAATTAGATGAGATAGATGACATTGTGGATAGGCTTTCAATTGGTTGTTCGAAGCCTTCCTCAGCCCTGTGTGAGGCTGACAGAAAATGCTGGCTCCGAGGCCTCTACAGGAGAGATGTGCTGTCCATGCAGTTGCCTGCCATCATGGATTTTCAGAGAG GTCTGCAACCATTCCTCTCAGTCTGGAAATCAACGCCAGAGGCAGAGGAAGCTGCATTGCATTTTTTGAGCCTTGACCTCATTCCCAAAAAAAACCAGAACGAGTTCTTAGAACTCTTCAAGCTAAATAAGTATGGTGCATGTGGTTCTCAGCTGGCAAGACAAGAGGACAAGGCATATGTCTATTTCAAGTCCTTCCTGAAAGATGCGTTCGCAGGGCTTGCTTTGTGCAAATCAGAATCACCACGTAGCGACTATGAGCCTGCCAAGGAGGATTTGCAAATCTCAGCTGAGGAAGTTTTGCGCTTCTTCACCGGCAGCACCATGGAACCTCCAGGAGGATTTTATAAGCCAATACTCATCCACTTTGATCCCAACTTCAAAAGTCCAAAAATAAGCACCTGTGCGCTGAATGCAACATTCCCCTTAGATTTAAAAGCACAAACTCGAAAAGCTGGGGAACGTTACTGCAAGTGGATGGTAATGGGAGATGGGTTCGGTCTTAGTGACTGA